In the genome of Hydractinia symbiolongicarpus strain clone_291-10 chromosome 5, HSymV2.1, whole genome shotgun sequence, one region contains:
- the LOC130644990 gene encoding uncharacterized protein LOC130644990 — protein sequence MAAQINLELVSLYAKFVEHRIQHPGSMNYRSFGRWLKQGGVEWTNEEDPTETAPNMELMQVWTKFLQYRLRHSGSMDLEVFGRWVHNGGVEFCGGRRDRGRSSSRGWRRGRGGRRGRGGPYKPQY from the exons atgGCGGCACAAATTAACTTAGAACTTG TTTCACTTTATGCTAAATTCGTGGAGCACAGGATACAACATCCTGGCTCCATGAATTATCGGTCGTTTGGCCGATGGCTAAAGCAGGGTGGGGTCGAGTGGACCAATGAAGAAGACCCCACCGAAACAGCTCCCAACATGGAATTGA tgCAAGTAtggacaaaatttttacagtacAGACTTAGACATAGCGGGTCAATGGACCTAGAAGTGTTTGGACGTTGGGTGCATAATGGCGGGGTTGAGTTTTGTGGTGGGCGACGGGATCGTGGTAGAAGTAGCAGTCGTGGTTGGAGACGCGGTCGTGGTGGGAGACGCGGTCGTGGTGGGCCGTATAAGCCAcaatattaa